In Cryptomeria japonica chromosome 5, Sugi_1.0, whole genome shotgun sequence, the genomic window TGAGCTAGTATCTTGTTATACTTGATAACATAAAGAATTTAATTATTCATCAAACTGATTCTCTATAATAAATTTGCCTTGTTTGCTAAGAGTGAAGGAATTCAATAGAATCTAAAACTAAAAACTATACTTCAATATCATCCCCCCAAAAAACTATTTATTAAACTATGAAGTACTTCACTTAGGAAAATCCAATTCTGTGAATGACACTTGATATATCTCAGTATGTTCATCCTCAATAATTGAAGTGCTAAATCTTGATAATCTAATTATTCTCATAGATAGgtgaaaaatagaaaagaaatatgaATATCACTACTAAAAGTGTTGTAAATATTTCAACTTACGATTCTAAAGAACCTATTTAGACAAGTATTTAGCATAAAGTAATGTTCTAAACTAGAAAAGCACAAAGAAAACTGAACATTTGAAAAGAAAACTGGTGTTATTGATTTTGTGATATGAATTTGTGCTGTTGCAGTCAGAGTCAATAATTTCTCAATAACGCGTCGAGAGCTTCATAGATAATGAAGTAGAGGTGTTTTATCAGGGTTCCAAATCAGGTTGTTTGAAAGGTTATGGACAAAATATGAGATGCCTCGACGAAGGCATATCATGTAAAAACAATATTATGAAAAGGGAGATGTTATGCAATGTATAAGGTTGTGATTAGAAAGTAATAGTTTTACCATTTAAAGTAATATAGCTCTATAAATAGTTCATTAATCGGATCAGGAGTAGCGATCTACATCCGAGAGTATATAATTTTacagacaaaaaataaaaaaataaaaaaaattagaaagataATTTCAAGAGTAGGTAAACTAATTATGATATATTCAAAAGtgaaaaaacataaataaatggCACATGATCTATTTTACTTGATGTTTTAAGCAAATGTGGGGAGCTGTTTGCTTTCCATACAAAACAGTATGTgatcaaaaatataaaatttgtaaATTACAACAGATTTCTATTGGTTGGATTCTCTTAATCTGTTTTCTCAATtctgtaaaaattaaaaaaatcgaataaaaaacaataatattatACAAATTTGTGTTTTTGATCGAATGCTATTTTGTATGGAGAATAATCATTAGATCAACAATCACATCAAACTATGCCAAAATTTAATGCAATTGAAATTGGTGGGTGGAAAGGTGGAATTCACCACCTTTTGTCAGCATACATGAATTTTGTTAGTGGATGCAGTTGCATGGAAATTTGTTTATCTATAATCCTAATACTAGAGATAGCAATGACTTGAAATTTGTTTATCTATAATCCTAATACCTTAGTGTAGAGAAGGCAACACTTTCAGTTAAGATGATTTGTTTGCAAAATACAACGTAACTGTCAAGCTGTCCTTAAAATTGTTGCAAATACAAGGTCACTGAATAGAGAAATTTTTTATGAACGTTGAAGATAGGATCTGCCTTGGCAATCGTAtaggttataattataattaaaaccAAATCACACTATTTTAATCTGAGATTCCCACCGCTCAGACCGTCCATTATTATTTAAACAAGATAGGTAACCAAACAAATATCATATGAAACAGACAAATCATTAAATAATTCAGAAACGTTATCTTGCTTCATTTAATGTAATAAAGTACTATATCGAATGCATTTATTAAATTCAAGTACTAGCcttaattacaacaactaaatAAACAAAGCAAAGACGAACGGCACGCTAGCTATTATTTCAAGCAAATTACATACCCAATGATGATAAACATCATTCCCTGACCAAGCTGTATAAGAGGTCAAGATGTCTTATTACAGAGGAAAATACTAGACAGAGGAAACAGAAGTGAGTAAGGAAGTCAAGTATGGCCTCTGCCCATTAACATTCCCAGGTGGGTTGTAATTGCAGATGATGAAAATGGCACCATTATTGCATTTAACACGAGCACACCCAACCTTCTTGGTATttctccataccacttgagtaTAATGCCCACACTGTTGCCCTGGAGCGCATGAATTGGAATTATAATTGTAATACTTCTTCTCATCAACCCATGAACGCACTGCATCTGCAGGAGTGTATTCCCTACCACTTCCCCAGAAAAGGTTTTCTCCATAGGGACCGCCAGAATGCCTCAAGGCACAGTCTGCCTTGCGTTTATTAGCATAGTTCTGGGCATAGGCAGCGAGAGTATTGTCCCACACAAGAGGGCCTACACCCACTTGAGATCTGGCCCTGTTGTGGGGATCTAAATACTGTCTTCGCACATCCTGGGCTGAAGTTGAACACAGTTGCACAAAGAAGAGTAAGAGAAGAAgccacaacatcttcatcatctctaACATCTACTCTCTTTTCTGAGAATATCGACACCAATTGCTGCTTTTTATAGCCAAACAAAGGGATGGAATTGGAATGATTGTAGAACTGGAAttcttatccaatccttttgacAAATCAACGCAATAATTTAAAGGGATGGATGGATGGTGGATTTGGTCTTGTAATAAGAACCTTTAAACAAATCAACTGCAATAATCTGTGTGTTTATTTATTTGGTCAAACAAAGGGATGGATTGATTGAAAAATATTCATTCTAATCCAATCGTTTTGACAAATCAATGGAATAATATACGTGTTTTTGAGCCGCCTCGGGTACGTCCGTGGATCTTTTATTGTTTGAAGCAAGATAAGAACGGATACCCAATTACCAGATCGATCCTCCGGTTTTTAATATTTATTGAAATGGTTGGCGAAGTACAAAAGAGAATATGCTGCAGGAATGGCGGATGATTCCACTACGCATGGACGTTTGACCTGAAACaagaattaataaataattaatgtaattttaatgttgataaattattataatcttgaaaatgaaattttaTAGGTGCAGGGTATGTAGATCTTGTTTGTATTATAGGTATCTCTTTATAGATTAGGGGTAGTCCCATATAGTACAAGACATGTATAGACAGAAAAACAGATCACCATCCATCACTATTTTCATTATTacgtttaattaattattatttaccatCAAATGTGCATCTAAAACTATCTCAACTTTCGAACTTTAAGAATGGAAATGATTTATGATATGTGTATTCTTTTCGTTTTTCTCTTTCTTGTATTCATCTAGATTAGTCACTTGCTTAATGTATTtaattagcaaaatagcaaaaaaTTGTACAAATATTTACCGAGTCACTCATAACAACTCTTAGGAATGGTGGGAGTtttaaacattaaatttaaaatCCTAATCTTTCCAACTCAATCCCAAAACACTTGAGATTGACCTAATACAACAAGATTATAATTTTGATACTCGAAATGAATGTGTGATTATAGATGTAAGTGTAGGGGTAATAAATATATAATGATGGTAAACATATGGGAGTGTGCAAATATAGGGTTGTGCTAAGTTTTAGTACATAATAATGGTAAATGTAAGTAAAATATACAGGAATTTAGATTAGTTCATGAAGCAAAATTCGCGCAAGAGTATGTCAATTGTCTAAGTCTATGTCAAAATAGACccaaaaactaaataaaaattagCATGGATATGAAAAATCCACTTTTACATTTTATCTACACTTTTAGGTGCATTTGAATTTATAATTAATATGTATTTAAAAGAACATGAAAGTTATCACCCAACGtgaaatttaaataaattcaaacacTCAGAAAAGTAATATATGGTCCATGTAATGTAATGAAATATTCTTGAAATTCTCATGTCTGCTCCTTGTTTTGATCACTCCATAGAACCTACAAAATAGAGAAAATGTATATATTGAGTGGATTTTTTCACAAAACAAAAATATGCATAAGCAATGAGTTATTTTAGCTACTATAAAAGTTAAGAAATAAAGAGACAAAGGTTAGAAATTTTTCTTATATAGAAAGTGATGATAAATAAACCATTTAATTGAAGCAAAGTAAAATAACATGTTCAATATGACCATTTGAATTTA contains:
- the LOC131055038 gene encoding pathogenesis-related protein 1B; the encoded protein is MLWLLLLLFFVQLCSTSAQDVRRQYLDPHNRARSQVGVGPLVWDNTLAAYAQNYANKRKADCALRHSGGPYGENLFWGSGREYTPADAVRSWVDEKKYYNYNSNSCAPGQQCGHYTQVVWRNTKKVGCARVKCNNGAIFIICNYNPPGNVNGQRPYLTSLLTSVSSV